A genomic stretch from Megachile rotundata isolate GNS110a chromosome 1, iyMegRotu1, whole genome shotgun sequence includes:
- the Fibroin4 gene encoding silk fibroin 4: MKIPAILAASLLVWSLASADISAERESQQREVSKKKVQVEVREKKEWNRESWDTKSSEWDLKPSPSWEPKPSPNWEPKPSPKWEPKSSGWDNIDIKGQGWALEGVNVGTGSAETAAASGEALALNLGIGEAAASAQAAAAGQSNAAAQAAASASMMSSRAESLVGAAAAAEANAAAASEKASQSSKATSAAAIQAEEAVGKAKAAAGRAEVLARNAAAANARAAIQSERANELAQAEDAAAAEAQAKTAAAARATKVALELANIAVRAEAEAAAAAEAAAKATAAADAAAARAAAVNAIADAEVEASAQAENTAGVAQASASAAAETQAVASSASATAEASAESGAAKGELSLPKDDHEPKEEIIMPIKGGKSNWD; this comes from the coding sequence ATGAAGATTCCAGCGATACTCGCGGCATCCCTCCTCGTCTGGAGTCTGGCTAGTGCCGACATCTCGGCCGAACGAGAATCGCAGCAGCGCGAAGTGTCCAAAAAGAAGGTCCAAGTCGAGGTCCGCGAAAAGAAGGAATGGAACAGGGAGAGCTGGGACACCAAGTCCAGCGAGTGGGACCTCAAGCCTAGCCCCAGCTGGGAACCTAAGCCTAGCCCCAACTGGGAGCCCAAGCCTAGCCCCAAATGGGAGCCCAAGTCCAGCGGCTGGGACAACATAGATATCAAAGGACAGGGTTGGGCCCTCGAGGGAGTCAACGTTGGAACCGGATCGGCGGAGACCGCAGCTGCTTCCGGAGAAGCTTTGGCCCTTAACCTGGGTATAGGAGAAGCTGCTGCGTCCGCACAAGCTGCAGCCGCGGGTCAGTCGAATGCCGCTGCCCAAGCCGCGGCAAGCGCGAGCATGATGTCCTCGCGGGCTGAATCTTTGGTAGGGGCAGCAGCCGCCGCCGAGGCAAATGCGGCCGCCGCTTCCGAAAAAGCGAGTCAATCTTCCAAGGCGACCAGCGCAGCCGCCATACAAGCCGAAGAAGCCGTAGGCAAAGCCAAAGCGGCCGCAGGAAGGGCAGAGGTGCTCGCGAGAAACGCTGCAGCAGCTAATGCTCGTGCCGCCATTCAGTCCGAGAGGGCGAACGAACTCGCGCAAGCCGAGGACGCAGCCGCAGCCGAAGCTCAGGCCAAGACCGCCGCAGCAGCCAGAGCAACGAAAGTAGCCCTGGAGTTGGCCAATATCGCTGTCAGAGCTGAAGCGGAAGCTGCAGCAGCAGCCGAAGCAGCGGCCAAAGCAACCGCCGCTGCCGATGCAGCCGCAGCACGCGCTGCTGCAGTGAACGCCATCGCCGACGCGGAAGTCGAGGCTTCCGCCCAGGCCGAGAACACTGCCGGTGTCGCTCAAGCCAGCGCTTCTGCCGCCGCCGAAACGCAAGCCGTCGCCAGCTCCGCATCCGCGACCGCGGAGGCGTCAGCCGAAAGCGGCGCCGCGAAGGGAGAGCTTAGTTTACCAAAAGACGATCACGAGCCAAAGGAGGAAATTATTATGCCAATTAAGGGCGGAAAATCTAACTGGGATTAA
- the Fibroin2 gene encoding silk fibroin 2 — MKIPALLVTSLLVWGLAEGRIIVGKGGEGLEKSVHVGSARLVGDGSDSSGVSVQNALNVVRAGETVGLNVDLSAAARTAASAAASQAADTENAEAGAKAATLMAIAKREQAIKLSEIARGKLTDAAKAAEALVSAARRAAELTAAAKAAAQASASAADAAAQAQVKANADSIIAKKAQAAEAQAAAEAAAKAEMAKKAAAILLAKAQNAAKEEAEATKLAAIAEVAISRARNAVEKAQGAQAAATSQASAAVRLEARAANAEADAVGRLEALLATSEAVAAGESQASAKASSEAKIITDQKSEVEDKGWKSD; from the coding sequence ATGAAGATCCCAGCATTACTCGTGACGTCTCTGCTCGTGTGGGGGCTGGCCGAGGGCCGCATTATTGTGGGCAAAGGAGGCGAGGGCCTGGAGAAGTCGGTGCATGTCGGTTCAGCTCGGCTGGTGGGCGATGGGTCAGACTCGTCCGGAGTTTCGGTGCAGAATGCCTTGAACGTGGTCAGAGCAGGAGAAACGGTCGGATTGAACGTGGACTTGAGCGCTGCGGCAAGAACCGCAGCTTCGGCGGCCGCTTCGCAAGCTGCTGACACGGAGAACGCCGAGGCCGGCGCAAAAGCAGCGACGCTGATGGCGATAGCTAAGAGAGAGCAAGCTATCAAGTTGAGCGAGATCGCGCGCGGGAAGCTGACGGATGCCGCGAAAGCCGCTGAAGCCCTGGTATCCGCTGCAAGAAGAGCAGCCGAGCTGACGGCTGCAGCAAAGGCGGCCGCACAGGCTTCGGCATCCGCGGCAGACGCTGCTGCTCAGGCCCAGGTGAAGGCCAACGCAGACTCCATCATCGCAAAGAAGGCCCAGGCTGCCGAGGCCCAGGCTGCTGCCGAAGCTGCCGCCAAAGCGGAAATGGCCAAGAAAGCCGCAGCCATTCTCTTGGCCAAGGCTCAAAACGCCGCCAAAGAAGAAGCCGAGGCCACCAAACTCGCGGCTATCGCGGAAGTTGCCATCTCGCGAGCTAGAAACGCCGTCGAGAAGGCTCAAGGTGCACAGGCTGCAGCCACCTCTCAAGCTTCCGCCGCTGTTCGCCTCGAGGCTAGAGCTGCGAACGCAGAGGCCGACGCCGTGGGCCGACTCGAGGCCCTTCTGGCCACCTCGGAGGCTGTCGCCGCCGGCGAATCGCAAGCCTCGGCTAAAGCCTCGTCGGAAGCGAAGATTATCACCGACCAAAAGTCAGAGGTCGAGGATAAAGGGTGGAAGTCCGACTAA